Genomic DNA from Bacteroides zhangwenhongii:
CCGTCAGTAACGGACACAGGCGGATCAAAATTGTTATTATAACCGGCTATCGCCGTTATCTGTGGTAATAACTTCGACCGGTTCTCAGATACGCCATACTTGCTTTTCTGTATTTCTTTGCGTTTCCCCTCCAACGACAAGTTATTGTCAATACCAATACGAAGGCAATCCTCTAATGTCAGGATCTCCACCTCTTGCGCTTTTCCGTCCACGACAAGTAAGGAAAGAAAGGAAAATATGAATAGTAGTCTTCTCATAATATATATGCTATTATTGGCTACAAATTTAGCAGCTTATGACATAATGAGAGTATCCACAAACTATTTGTTTATATTCATATTTTCCCTTTTCGAGCAATAATCTACCCAAAACCGGACTATTCCGGATATACTGCATAGAAAAACAAACGGCTCTCTTCCTTCCGAAGAGAGCCGTTCCTATCAAATTCAGCTACTTTAATTATTCAAAAGCAAATATTCATTTATTTCGTTTCAGTTTTTCCAGTAAACTTATTACGTTTCGTCCACACAAGGATCATCACTCCGACCAACAATAAAGCCAACGCGACATAAGCGATACTTTCCGTGACGTGTATGCTCTGCGGATTAAACCACATTTCAATGGTATGTTCACCGGCAGGTACATTCATGGCACGCAAGATATAATCTGCACGGGCAATATCTACAGGCTGACCATCAATTGTCGCTTGCCATCCCGGATAATATACTTCAGAGAATACCACAACTCCATCTTTAGGAGTAGAAACTTTATAAACCAATCGGTTAGGTTCGTAATCCGTCAACCGGATAGTAGACAAAGAATCCTTGTATCCTTCCGTCACCCCTTTTAGCTGTTCTTTAAATCTCACATCCACCACAGCAGTCTCCACCGGGCGAATATCATTCAAAGCGTCAATTTCCTCATTCGCATTATTCACATACTGCACTTTATCCACAAACCAGGCATTACCATATGCATACGGGTTCTCAACAGGAACAGGCTGTCCCTTCTCTCCGGCTGGGAAAATAAAGTATTTCGTATTCAGCATATTCAATACGCGGAATTTGGAAGCGTCCACACTATCCATCCTACCTCCGGCAGCAGCCACAGCCTGATAAGTATCCTGCATTTCGGGCATGATATGATGATCGATCATCTCTTGATAGCGACGTAATTTCGCTGCATGATAACCACCGACACTCTTATGCCAGTAAGCAGTATTGTTTTCATTAAACGTATTGCCCGGAAAACCGACAAAATTCAGTACACGATAATCCGGAGCTGTATCCCGAAGGATAATCTCATCCGCCTGAGTCTTCACAAATGCTTCTGTCCGTTTTGATTTCGGGACAAACTGCTCATCATACAAATAGCGTTTATTGACACACCACATATCCGCCAAACACAAAAGTACAATACCGACCAACGTGAAAGAAGCTTTCAACCTCTTCTGCAAGAATAAGAACAGTAAGAAACATCCTACAGCTATAATAAAGAAACTGCGCCATGCATCCGAAGCAATGATCGCTTTGCGCATCTCCGTCAGATTTGTCACAACCGGAGTAAGGTGTTCCGCCGGAAGACCTTGTTGCAAAGCCGCCATCTCCTGCGCCGTTACGAAACTAGAAAAGAAAACACCGGGAGCAACAGCCAGGACCAATGAGACACCAGCTGTCAGCACAAGCGATACGATCACGCCTGTACGGTTCTCTTTCAATTTCAAAATTTCCGGTCTGCCCAATATTTCCTTCAATGCAAAAATAGCCAATAACGGAATAGTAAATTCAGCAATAACCAAAATAGACGATACAGCACGGAACTTATTATACATCGGAACATAATCTATAAAGAAATCCGTCAGCCCCATGAAATTCTTTCCCCACGAGAGTAAAACGGAAAAAATAGTAGCTCCCAATAATGCCCATTTAAGCGGACCTTTTACGATGAAACACCCAAGGACGAACAAGAACATAACAAATGCCCCTACATACACCGGACCGGCAGTCCACGGCTGATCACCAAAATATTGCGGAAATTGCGAATAGATACTACTATACATTGGATTTGCCTTTTCCATAGCAGCTTCACTCCGTGACAAATTATCCGACGAAGCTCCTCCTTTTACATTAGGTACCAATAAAGTCAGGGTCTCCCCAATTCCGTAGCTCCAGTTCGTAATGTAGTCACGGTCCAATCCGCTGCTGGTCTGATTGGCAGCATTCCCTTCCTGCTTTAACTCACTCTTTCCACGCATAGTCTCCTTACTATACTCATACGTATGGTACAAGTTAGAAAGATTAATGCAAACGCCTACCATGGCAGCCAAAGCCAGAATTGCACTAGCCTTGAAGAAATGCGGCAATTCTTTCTTCTTATAAGCATCTTCGAAGTAAGCTCCTATAATAAACAGAATCACAAACATGAAATAATAACTCATCTGTATGTGATTGGAACGAATCTGAAGAGCTATAAACAAAGCCGTAATTATTCCTCCCAACAGATACTTCCTTCGATAAGCCAGGACGATTCCTGCAATCGTAGGCGGAATGTAAGCCAATGTCACAAACTTCCAGATATGCCCTGCCGGTATCAGAATAAAGAAGTAAGACGAGAAAGCCCATATTATACCGCCAAACCCCGCCAACCAAGCCGAAATTCCAAATGCCCGTAAAAGAATATAGAATCCCAACATCATGATAAAAGTCAGTACTACATAATCCGGAAGGTAAAGTTGATAAGTCTTCTCCACCCAAGACAAAGATTTTGTCGAGTCATAACTCGGAGCCATCTGGTAGGTAGGCATACCACCGAAAATCGAGTTTGTCCAGCGGCTACGTTCACCGGTACGTTCAAAATACTCTTGAGCATCCCGTCCGGCTCCGGCACCGGCAGCAGAGTCATGCTGAAACAGAATGCGCCCTTCAATATCTGCCGGAAAGAAGTAGACAAAAGAAATAACAACAAAAGCCAATATAGCAATTATGTCAGGAAGGAGTTTCTTCATATACTTTTCAACTTAAATCAATATCTATAATGATCAGCCTTGTAAGGTCCGTCTACCGATACACCGATATAGGCAGCTTGCTCCGGAGTAAGTTTCGTCAGCTTTACACCGATCTTTTCAAGATGCAGACGAGCTACTTCTTCATCCAGATGTTTCGGCAAACGATATACATTGATATCATATTTATTATTAAACAGCTCAATCTGAGCCAAAGTCTGGTTCGTAAATGAATTGCTCATAACAAACGACGGATGTCCGGTTGCACAACCCAGATTGACAAGACGTCCATCGGCCAACAGAATAATACTATGCCCATCCGGGAAATAATAACGGTCCACCTGCGGCTTGATATTCACACATTTAATACCCGGATAATGTTTCAAAGCATCTACCTGGATCTCATTATCAAAGTGACCGATATTGCAAACGATAGCCTGATCTTTCATTTTCTCCATGTGGTCAATACGAATAATATCGATATTTCCTGTGGTAGTCACAAAAATATTACCTTCCGTACAAGCCTCTTCCATAGTTACGACTTCAAAACCTTCCATGGCGGCCTGTAAAGCACAGATCGGATCTACTTCGGTCACAAGCACCCGTGCTCCATAGGAACGCATAGAATGAGAGCACCCTTTACCCACATCGCCATAGCCACATACTACCACAACTTTCCCGGCAATCATTACATCCGTCGCACGTTTGATACCGTCAGCCAATGATTCACGGCAACCGTACAGATTATCAAACTTAGATTTCGTTACCGAATCGTTGACATTAAACGCCGGGAACAGCAATTTGCCTTCTTCCTGCATCTGATACAGACGGTGTACACCGGTCGTCGTCTCTTCCGATACACCACGTACCTCCTCTGCAACCCGATGCCAACGCGTTTTATCTTCCGCTAAAACCCGCTTCAGAATAGCATTCAATTCTATTTCGTCTTCAGCGTGTACTTCTTTCTCCAGCACAGCCGCATTGTTCTCCGCATCAT
This window encodes:
- the ahcY gene encoding adenosylhomocysteinase, with amino-acid sequence MSTELFSTLPYKVADITLADFGRKEIDLAEKEMPGLMALREKYGESKPLKGARIMGSLHMTIQTAVLIETLVALGAEVRWCSCNIYSTQDHAAAAIAASGVPVFAWKGETLADYWWCTLQALSFAGGKGPNVIVDDGGDATMMIHVGYDAENNAAVLEKEVHAEDEIELNAILKRVLAEDKTRWHRVAEEVRGVSEETTTGVHRLYQMQEEGKLLFPAFNVNDSVTKSKFDNLYGCRESLADGIKRATDVMIAGKVVVVCGYGDVGKGCSHSMRSYGARVLVTEVDPICALQAAMEGFEVVTMEEACTEGNIFVTTTGNIDIIRIDHMEKMKDQAIVCNIGHFDNEIQVDALKHYPGIKCVNIKPQVDRYYFPDGHSIILLADGRLVNLGCATGHPSFVMSNSFTNQTLAQIELFNNKYDINVYRLPKHLDEEVARLHLEKIGVKLTKLTPEQAAYIGVSVDGPYKADHYRY
- a CDS encoding YfhO family protein, yielding MKKLLPDIIAILAFVVISFVYFFPADIEGRILFQHDSAAGAGAGRDAQEYFERTGERSRWTNSIFGGMPTYQMAPSYDSTKSLSWVEKTYQLYLPDYVVLTFIMMLGFYILLRAFGISAWLAGFGGIIWAFSSYFFILIPAGHIWKFVTLAYIPPTIAGIVLAYRRKYLLGGIITALFIALQIRSNHIQMSYYFMFVILFIIGAYFEDAYKKKELPHFFKASAILALAAMVGVCINLSNLYHTYEYSKETMRGKSELKQEGNAANQTSSGLDRDYITNWSYGIGETLTLLVPNVKGGASSDNLSRSEAAMEKANPMYSSIYSQFPQYFGDQPWTAGPVYVGAFVMFLFVLGCFIVKGPLKWALLGATIFSVLLSWGKNFMGLTDFFIDYVPMYNKFRAVSSILVIAEFTIPLLAIFALKEILGRPEILKLKENRTGVIVSLVLTAGVSLVLAVAPGVFFSSFVTAQEMAALQQGLPAEHLTPVVTNLTEMRKAIIASDAWRSFFIIAVGCFLLFLFLQKRLKASFTLVGIVLLCLADMWCVNKRYLYDEQFVPKSKRTEAFVKTQADEIILRDTAPDYRVLNFVGFPGNTFNENNTAYWHKSVGGYHAAKLRRYQEMIDHHIMPEMQDTYQAVAAAGGRMDSVDASKFRVLNMLNTKYFIFPAGEKGQPVPVENPYAYGNAWFVDKVQYVNNANEEIDALNDIRPVETAVVDVRFKEQLKGVTEGYKDSLSTIRLTDYEPNRLVYKVSTPKDGVVVFSEVYYPGWQATIDGQPVDIARADYILRAMNVPAGEHTIEMWFNPQSIHVTESIAYVALALLLVGVMILVWTKRNKFTGKTETK